DNA sequence from the Staphylococcus epidermidis genome:
TCAAAAGCGGTATGCACGAGTACGACAGGATATCCTTGTCCCATAGTACTATAGTGTAATGTTGTACCGTCTTGTTTAGTAATTAAATCCATTGCCATGTTGTTCTTCTCCTTCTGTTTCAAAATTATCTGGTAAAATTTTAAGCAATTCCTCTATGGTAGTAATCGTATAATCTACTTCTTCTGTTAATGGCTCCAATTCTGCATCTTCTTGTTTATACCACACACTTACCATCCCCATTGCACGTGCAGGAGCAACATCGTTTAATGCATCATCTCCGACATACATTATTTCAGATGGTTTAACCCCCAATTGATCAATCATATCTTCAAAGATTTTAGGATGTGGCTTACGATAGCCTACAGTTTCAGAAGTAGTTAAATAATTAATAACGTGCATAATACCCAATGAATGCAATCTAAATTGTTTAATTTTGGATTTCCCATTTGCAATCACACCAATCATGTAATGATGTTTCGATAACTTTTCTAATGTATACAAAGTATCATAGTAAGGGAAAACGTAACGATAGAAATGCATTTCAAAGTCATTAAATAAATCTTTCCATTTAAGACGGTCGATATGAAATTGTTTAATGATTTCCTTATATAGATCAGGTTTATCGTTGTCTTCATCATCGTCTAATTCAATAAATTTATTCTTATAATCTGCTAATTGCACATGAATAAAATAATCATGAAACCGTTCATATTGCTCTTCTATAAACTTTTCACGCGATTTTACTCTATCTAATAGAGTACCTTCTAAATCAAAGACGATAGCCTTAATGCAGTTTAAATTCATTTTCAATGACCTCTTAATATTTTAATAATACTATTGTAGCAAAAGAGTAGTGTGAACGTCATATGTTAGTCTGTTTAATTAAAATATAAAATAGGACTGGTACACCGAGCAATGCCATCACGATGCCTACAGGAATTTGTATAGGTTGTATCATTGTACTTCCTATAAAATCTGCAATTATCATGACTACAGCACCTATGATTATATTCAATAACATTTGTAAACCTATTTGATAACGCCAATAAAATTTTCTAATCAGTTGTGGAATAATCATGCCTATAAAACCAATAACTCCAACGTATGCGACCACAACTGCTGTCATGATGGAGGCTACTATAAGAACAATATACGTTACTTGTTGTACATTTAATCCTAGAGACTGACTTTTCAATTCACCAACTTGCAGTAATTTAATTCCTTTTTGCATTAAAAATAATACTATGATTGCGACAGATGCTATCAAACTAATAATCATAACATCCTGATATTCAGCTGATGCAAAACCACCGAACAGATAACTAGCAATTGGATTCATCTTCTTAGGATTAATCAAAACAAGCAAATACAATAATGCATTTAATAGTGCACCAAATAGTAATCCCGTTAATATAAGCATTTGAACAGGATATCCTTTGGCTAACATCGCTGAAACACTTAAAACAAGTAACAGTGTGATTAAACTGAAAATAATGGAAAATATAGGGAACCATAAAAAACTAAGTCCCAAAAATAAAGCAATTCCAGATCCTAATGATGCACCACTAGCTAATCCCAATGTAAAACTATCTGCAAGTGGATTATTTAACACAATTTGATACACTTGGCCAGCTAATGTAAGTACTGCACCAGTGAGCATGGCTTCAAGTAATCTAGGTAAACGAACCTGGAATAGTATGGTTTGATTAAAAACATCATCAAGTTTTCCTACATCCCAGCTTAAACTTAAGCTCATGCTTAATATTAAAATAAATAACCATATAATGACACTTCTATATTTATTCATAACTCTCTCTTTCAATACTTTCTTAATCACTATATTAACAAAACAATACTTAAAAAGTGTAAAACGACTGGCTTCCATTCGTTGCACGATTTAGTCATCGAGTAATGAAGTTGAATCAAATGGCATATTTGCATCAGTTTAATTCAATATCCGTCTATCATAAATATTAAAAATACCTGAGACAATAACTACTGTCCCAGGCGTTTGAAATACATCTCTGTCAGCTTATTAATAAAATTAATCATCTAAGTAAAATACAATACATAGTATTCAAATGACTATTTTTTATATATATCGTCTCTTAAATCCTTTAGACCTTCATCAATACGAGGACCTGGTCGAGAAACTTCATCCCCATCTACTGTTTCAATACGTGTATTTTTAACAGCATTAATTTTATCAAAACCGCCACGTTTTTTTATCATTTCTATGTAGTCTGATTTTGATTTACCTTCTGTGGAAATCAGAATATCAGGATTACGTTTAATAATGCTTTCTTTACTTACTGATTTCCAACCTTTAACATCATCAAAACTATTTTTAGCATCTAGTTTCTCTAACATATCGTTAAAGAAGGTATCTTTTCCGGCAGTGTAAATGTCTGGTTTAGACGATACTTCCATAAACACTTCTTGTTTCTTATGATGTTTAGGAACGGAGTTAATGATTTTTTCTACATTGTGTTTTGTTTCATCAACAAGTTCTTTAGCTTGTTTTTCACGATCCGTTAATTGTCCAATTGATTTAAAAGTATCATAAGTTTCATCAATCGATTGTGCATCTTTCACATAAACGACTTTTACTCCCTTATCTTTAAGTGACTTTAGCACTTTACCTGCAGAATTTTTCTGTGACTCATGCGCTAAAATCAAATCCGGTTTAGCTTTTATTAATTCTTCTTTATTTAAATTCATCGCATCGAATTGTTTTTTACCTTTTTTTACATCTTTAGGATAATCATCCACAGTGGATACACCAACTATATCTTCTCCGATTCCTAAGCGATATAAAATTTCTGTGTTACTAGGAATGAGCGAAATAATTCTATGATATTTTTTATCGCTTTTTTCAGTGTCTTTATTATTAGATGAATGATTGGCATCTTGACCACATGCAGCCAGTACTACAATCAATGCACATATAACTATCCATAGTTTACTTTTCATTTGGAGCATCACCCTTTCACAAATTATT
Encoded proteins:
- a CDS encoding HAD family hydrolase; amino-acid sequence: MNLNCIKAIVFDLEGTLLDRVKSREKFIEEQYERFHDYFIHVQLADYKNKFIELDDDEDNDKPDLYKEIIKQFHIDRLKWKDLFNDFEMHFYRYVFPYYDTLYTLEKLSKHHYMIGVIANGKSKIKQFRLHSLGIMHVINYLTTSETVGYRKPHPKIFEDMIDQLGVKPSEIMYVGDDALNDVAPARAMGMVSVWYKQEDAELEPLTEEVDYTITTIEELLKILPDNFETEGEEQHGNGFNY
- a CDS encoding FecCD family ABC transporter permease — encoded protein: MNKYRSVIIWLFILILSMSLSLSWDVGKLDDVFNQTILFQVRLPRLLEAMLTGAVLTLAGQVYQIVLNNPLADSFTLGLASGASLGSGIALFLGLSFLWFPIFSIIFSLITLLLVLSVSAMLAKGYPVQMLILTGLLFGALLNALLYLLVLINPKKMNPIASYLFGGFASAEYQDVMIISLIASVAIIVLFLMQKGIKLLQVGELKSQSLGLNVQQVTYIVLIVASIMTAVVVAYVGVIGFIGMIIPQLIRKFYWRYQIGLQMLLNIIIGAVVMIIADFIGSTMIQPIQIPVGIVMALLGVPVLFYILIKQTNI
- a CDS encoding ABC transporter substrate-binding protein, which translates into the protein MKSKLWIVICALIVVLAACGQDANHSSNNKDTEKSDKKYHRIISLIPSNTEILYRLGIGEDIVGVSTVDDYPKDVKKGKKQFDAMNLNKEELIKAKPDLILAHESQKNSAGKVLKSLKDKGVKVVYVKDAQSIDETYDTFKSIGQLTDREKQAKELVDETKHNVEKIINSVPKHHKKQEVFMEVSSKPDIYTAGKDTFFNDMLEKLDAKNSFDDVKGWKSVSKESIIKRNPDILISTEGKSKSDYIEMIKKRGGFDKINAVKNTRIETVDGDEVSRPGPRIDEGLKDLRDDIYKK